The window AAGGCGGGGCAGACGAGCGTCACGATCCTCTTCGGGCTCTCGCTCGTGGTCGGCTTCTTCGTCAGCTGGTGGAGCCTGAAGAGCAAGGCCCTGGTGGCAATGGTGCTGGCGTCGGGCGTGTACAGCATGTTTGCCAGCCTGGCAGTGGTCTGGTACTCGGGCTATCCGGTTGACGCGATCCTGCTCACGATGCCGTCGCTGGTCTACGTCGCCACCACCTCGGGTGCGATCCACCTCGCCAACTACTACCGTGACCAGCTCGCGGAGACCGGCGTCCAGGAAGGGGCGGCCGGACGGGCGGTGCACCACGCGCTCCTGCCGCTGTCGCTGGCCACCGGGACGACGGCCATCGGCCTGGCGACGCTGGGCGTGAGCGAGCTCGTGCCGATCCGGATGTTCGGTATCTTCTCGGCGGCCGGCGTGGTGGTCAGTTTCCTGATCCTCGTCACGCTCATGCCGGCGGCGCTCGAGCTCTTCCCGCCGAAGCTGCGCCGGGCCGATACCGAGGGGGAGGCCCTCACCAACTGGAAGCCGATCGAGTTGAGCCCCTGGTGGCGGGTCGGCCAGTGGATCACCGGTCACCACGCCCTCGTGACCTGCGCCTGCCTGGCGGTCATGGCCGGCGTCGGCTACGGCATGACGCGGGTCGAGAGCAGCGTGCAGCTGATGCGGCTGTTCTCGCCGAACGCCCGGATCCGCCAGGACTACAAGTGGCTGGAGCGGACGCTCGGACCGCTCGTCCCGATGGAGATCCTCGTCCGCATCGACGACCAGGCCTGCACGCTCAACCTCCTCGAGCGCATGGAGCTCGTGGGCAGGGTCCAGCGCGAGATCGCCGGGCTCGACGAGGTCGGCAGTTCGCTCTCCACGCTCACCTTCGCCCCCAACCTCGAAGGCGGTTCGTCCGGCGGCCTCGGCGGGGCGGCCGGGGGACTGTTCGGCAACCGCGACAAGCTCCGCCGCAGCGTGCTCCGCAAGCGGCTCGAGGCCAACCGGGACGCCCTGCTCGCCGGTGACTACCTGCGCGAGGCCACGGTCGCCGACGCCGACGGCGGTGAGCGGACGGAGCAATTGTGGCGGATCAGCGCCCGCGTCAGCGCCGTCAAGGAGGTCGATTACGCCCTCTTCAAGCGGGACCTGCGGAGCAAGGTCGATCCGATCCTCGCCGATCTCGACGCCAAGGGAATCGCCGGCGTCAGCGTCGACTACACCGGCCTCGTGCCCCTCGTCTACAAGGCACAGCACTCGCTCCTCGACGGCCTGCAGATCGGCTTCGTCTGGGACTTCGTGATCATCGTGGTGGTGATGATCCTCCTCTGTCGGGCGGCCTCGGCGGGCCTCGTGCTGCTGCTGCCGGCCGCCTTCCCGGCGGTGATGGTCTTCGGCGGCATGGGCTGGGGCAACGCGGCGCTCAAGTCGCTCGACCTCGGCACGCTGCTCATCGACATCGGCACGGTCATGGCGCCGAGCGTGGCCCTCGGCGTGACGGTGGACGACGTCGTTCACTTCATGCTCTGGTTCCGGCGCGGCATCGCCGACGGCCTCGACCGCCGCGAGGCGACGATGCTTGCCTACAAGGGCTGTGCCCGGGCGATGTACCAGAGCTGGGGCGTGATCGGCATCGGCCTGTCGGTGTTCTCGCTGTCGCCCTTTGGCCCGACGCAGCGGTTCGGCTACATGATGCTCTCGATGCTGACGATCGCGCTGGTGGGCAACCTCGTGTTCCTGCCGGCCTTGCTCTCCGGCCCGCTGGGAGCGGTGTTCGGCTGGAGCGTGCTGCGGATCGAGCGCAAGAAGGCAGGCCGGCGGCTGAAGACCGATCCCGGCAGCGACGCCCTGCCCCCGCCGCACGTCGTCCCCGGCTCCGCCAAGCAGGTCGTCCACGCCTGACGGCCCGCATCCCACGGCGCGCCCTGTGAGCAAATAGCCCAAGCCGCCAGGGGACGGCAGAAGTCTCCTCGCTGAGGCAGGATAGCCTCACGCTCGTCGATCTTCTGCCGTCCCCCGGCTCCGCGCCGGGCGAGGTATGCAGCAGTCGGCGGCGGGTGAAGCCCGACGCTGGAGCCGGGCTCTGCCCGGCGACCGGAAGCCGGAGCCGACGCCATGTCGGCGGCGACGGCGCGAAAGTCTATAGCCTCACCCTCGCGGCAACCCGGCGGCCAACCCAGTGGTAGAGTTGCAGCATGCCAACTCCCCAAGTCCTGCCCGCCCCCGCTGCCTCTGGCCTGCCGGTAGCGACCGTGATCCTCAAGCCGAAGCGGGCCCGGCCGTTCTTCGGCCGCCACCCCTGGGTGCTCGATGCCGCCGTGGCCAGGGTCGAGGGAAGCCCGGCGGATGGCGATGTCGTCGATCTCGCCACCCACGAAGGCAAGTTCGTCGCCCGCGGCCTGTGGAACTCGGCCAGCCGGCTCCGGGTCAGGCTCTACGCGTTCGCGGCCGAGGTGCAGCTCGACGACGCCCTGTGGCGGGCCCGGCTCGAGTCCGCCGTCGCGCTCCGCCGGTCGCTCGGCCTCGACGCCCGCGACGGCGCGGCCCGGCTCGTCAACAGCGAGGGGGACGATCTGTCCGGGCTCATCGTCGATCGCTATGGCGACTACCTCGCCGTGCAGGTGACGGCGCTGGCGATGGCCCGGCGGCTCGACACGCTCTCCGCCACGCTCATGGACCTCGTCGCGCCGCGCGGCATTCTCCTCCGCGGTGCCGACCGCGGGCTCGCCAAGCTCGAGGGTTTGCAGCTGCCCGACCGGCTGCTCTGCGGCACCGCCCCCGAGGGCCCGATCTTCGTCCGCGAGCACGGCCTGACGTTCGGCGTCGACCTCACCGAGGGGCAGAAGACCGGCTACTACCTCGACCAGCGAGACAACCGCCAGGCCGCCGCCCGGTATGCGCGGGGCCGACGCGTGCTCGACATGTTCTGCTACTCGGGCGGCTTCGCCGTGGCCTGCGCCGTCACCGGCGCTGCGCGGAGCGTGCTGGCCGTGGACGGCAGCAGCCGCGCAACGGCGCTCGCCAAGGCCAACGCCGAACTCAACGGCGCCGCCAACGTGGCCGTCGAGACGGCCGACGCGTTCGAGAAGCTCGACGCCCTGCGCGATGGCGGCGAGCGGTTCGGGATGGTGATCCTCGACCCGCCGAAATTCGCCCGCAGCCGGGCCACGGCCGAGGACGCGCTCCGTGCCTACCACCGCATCAACCGCGTCGGCGTCGATTTGCTCGATCCGGGCGGGATCCTCGTCACCTGCTCCTGCTCCGGGTCCGTGTCGCGCGACGCCTTCCTGGAGATGCTCGGCGGCGTGGCCCAGCGGGCCGGCCGGCCGCTCCAGTTCCTCGAATGCCGCGGTGCCGCTCCCGACCATCCGGTGTCGGCGAGTTGCCTGGAGGGGGAGTATCTCAAGTGCGTGATCGCCCGCGTCGCCTGACCGGCGGCGGGGCGGTCGGCCTGCGGGATCACGGCTTTCGTGCGCACGTCGCGCCGGTGTACGATCGGGGGTCGGCGGCCGACTCTCCCGTACCGCCGCCGCCGTCTGGGAGGCTTCCGCCCGTGGCCGTCGAGCTTCGCGAGTTTTCCTGGGACAGGATGGTGGAAGCCGTGCAAGCCGTTCGCGAACGGGCCCTGCGGGCCACCGCGGCCCTGGAACGGGCCGGCATTCCCTACGCCATGGCCGGCGGCAACGCCG of the Planctomycetia bacterium genome contains:
- a CDS encoding membrane protein is translated as MSHHGPNLYQRYSVGIMAVLVFLLPLVVVGAIRAKGNNRNDVKGWLPLEYPETQTYRFFRQNFAGEEFILVSWEGCTMADPRLEMLAKKLIPPPQEAWRIDRPAYFKSAQTGPRAVDRMSADPLKLDPAEAIDRLEGALIGPAPSGQEGAAAGKDDFATRQTCLVLTLGDTARANLHAAIDEIRKVATEELNIPERQLHMGGPPVDNVSIDKAGQTSVTILFGLSLVVGFFVSWWSLKSKALVAMVLASGVYSMFASLAVVWYSGYPVDAILLTMPSLVYVATTSGAIHLANYYRDQLAETGVQEGAAGRAVHHALLPLSLATGTTAIGLATLGVSELVPIRMFGIFSAAGVVVSFLILVTLMPAALELFPPKLRRADTEGEALTNWKPIELSPWWRVGQWITGHHALVTCACLAVMAGVGYGMTRVESSVQLMRLFSPNARIRQDYKWLERTLGPLVPMEILVRIDDQACTLNLLERMELVGRVQREIAGLDEVGSSLSTLTFAPNLEGGSSGGLGGAAGGLFGNRDKLRRSVLRKRLEANRDALLAGDYLREATVADADGGERTEQLWRISARVSAVKEVDYALFKRDLRSKVDPILADLDAKGIAGVSVDYTGLVPLVYKAQHSLLDGLQIGFVWDFVIIVVVMILLCRAASAGLVLLLPAAFPAVMVFGGMGWGNAALKSLDLGTLLIDIGTVMAPSVALGVTVDDVVHFMLWFRRGIADGLDRREATMLAYKGCARAMYQSWGVIGIGLSVFSLSPFGPTQRFGYMMLSMLTIALVGNLVFLPALLSGPLGAVFGWSVLRIERKKAGRRLKTDPGSDALPPPHVVPGSAKQVVHA
- a CDS encoding SAM-dependent methyltransferase, with protein sequence MPTPQVLPAPAASGLPVATVILKPKRARPFFGRHPWVLDAAVARVEGSPADGDVVDLATHEGKFVARGLWNSASRLRVRLYAFAAEVQLDDALWRARLESAVALRRSLGLDARDGAARLVNSEGDDLSGLIVDRYGDYLAVQVTALAMARRLDTLSATLMDLVAPRGILLRGADRGLAKLEGLQLPDRLLCGTAPEGPIFVREHGLTFGVDLTEGQKTGYYLDQRDNRQAAARYARGRRVLDMFCYSGGFAVACAVTGAARSVLAVDGSSRATALAKANAELNGAANVAVETADAFEKLDALRDGGERFGMVILDPPKFARSRATAEDALRAYHRINRVGVDLLDPGGILVTCSCSGSVSRDAFLEMLGGVAQRAGRPLQFLECRGAAPDHPVSASCLEGEYLKCVIARVA